The sequence below is a genomic window from Deltaproteobacteria bacterium.
TTAACCGACTGTCCAAGCGTCTTCGGGAGCTGGCGTTTCTCAACTCGGGCCTCCTCATTGTCATTGACAACGAGGAGGACGATCGGAAGAACATTTTTCAATACACCGGGGGCATTGTATCCTTCGTAGAGTACCTGAACCGCAAAAAAAATGTGATTCACCCGAAGCCCGTATATATCACGGGCGAACGCGAGGATGTTCAGATTGATGTCGCCTTCCAGTACAACGATACGTACAACGAGGAAATTTTTTCATTCGCCAACAACATCAACACCAAAGAAGGTGGAACGCACCTCAGCGGTTTTCGGGCGGGTCTCACTCGAACCGTCAATACGTACGCCGCCTCCGGGAACTTGCCAAAAAACTTGAAAGAGAAGATCACCGGAGACGACCTGAGGGAAGGATTGACGGCGGTCGTCAGCGTAAAGCTTCACAAGCCGCAGTTCGAAGGTCAGACGAAATCCAAGCTGGGCAATGGAGAAATTAAGGGCCTTGTAGAGAACCTCATGAATGAAGGCCTGGCGGTGTATTTGGAAGAGAATCCCCAGGTGGCCAAGAAGATCGTCGAGAAGGTCGTCGAGGCGGCTCGAGCAAGGGAAGCGGCTCGAAGAGCCAAAGATCTGGCCCGTCGGAAGGGCATTTTGTCCGATCACTCGTTGCCTGGTAAGCTGGCGGACTGTCAGGAGAGGGACCCGGAATTCAGCGAGCTGTTCATCGTAGAGGGAGATTCAGCAGGGGGATCGGCAAAGCAGGGCAGAAACCGAAAATTTCAGGCCATCCTTCCCGTAAAGGGGAAAATTCTGAATGTGGAAAAAGCGCGCTTTGACAAGATGCTTGAAAATCAGGAAATTCGAACCATGATCAGCGCCCTGGGAACGGGGATCGGCACGGATGATTATAATATCGAGAAGCTCCGGTATCACAAAGTAGTGATCATGACCGACGCGGATGTGGATGGTTCTCATATTCGAACACTACTGCTGACTTTCTTCTACAGGCAGTTTCCGGAATTGGTGGAGAGGGGCTACCTGTATATCGCGCAGCCCCCCCTTTACAGGGTCGCAGAAAAAGGCAAACCACCGGCGTTTAAAAAGGATGAAGCAGAATTTCAAGCATTTCTGTTGAAACGCAGCACGGAAGACCGTGCACTGGTTTTGAACGAAGGCCGAAAGAAAGTGAACGGCACACGGCTGGTTTTTCTGATCGAACAGTTGATCCAATACCTGAATAATCTGGACAAATTGGAGCGACGCGGATACGATCGTGCCTTGATCGAGCTGTTGTTGCGGCAGAAAGTGGAAGGCAGGGAATTTCTTCAAAATCTGGATATGGTCATGGAGTTCCAGAGTTTGTTGCACAAGCGTGGTTTTACGGTGGAGAGCGTCGAGCGGGACGACGAACACAATCTGTGGAAACTCGTGGTCTCGACTTCCAGCGTGCAGAAGAAAACGGCCACCGTGGGATGGACCCTTGTAACGTCCTACAACTACTTAAAAGCCGGTCTTATCTGGAGTAATATCGAGGAGATCGAGCCGGCTCCCTATCGCATCGAAGAGGGAAAAGGCGACCGCACGGTGGAGATAGCGAGTAAGCAAGAACTCCTAAACTACTTCCTGGATCAGGGACAGAAAGGCGTTACGATTCAGCGGTACAAAGGCCTCGGTGAAATGAATCCGGAACAACTTTGGGAAACCACCATGGACCCGGATAAAAGGACGCTTCTGAAAGTTCTGGTGGAAGATGTGGTCGAGGCGGATGAGATTTTTACCGTACTTATGGGAGACCATGTAGAGCCCAGGCGCGAGTTTATTTACAACAATGCGCTTGAGGTCACGGGGTTGGATATATAGCTGGAATGCATTCCCATGAAAGGGCATAGGATATGAACATCACGATCAAAGCAACGAGTACAGGCTTCCTGGTGGTTTTTTTGTCAATGTATTTTCTGCTTTTAATTGGCTGCGGTCCCGCTGTTGTGGTTGGAACGGCGGCGGGAGCGTACGCCACTATGAGCGACGAGCGCCCGGTGGAGTCTCAGCTCAGCGACTCGACGATCACGCTGAAGGTCACGAGCAGATTATTCGAAGATCCCGAGATCAGGTCGGTGAACCTCGACATCGATACATACCAGGGGGTTGTTCATCTGAACGGGGTTATGCTCTCGAAGGAACAGATTGCGAAAGTCATCCAACTGACCGGTAGTGTGAACGGGGTTCGGATGATCAACAACAATCTTCAACTCAAGCAGTGATCCCGCGTCCCGAAGACGGGTCGAATGAGCTGAAGGAAATGGTCTTCTGAGGACTTGACGTCCTGAAAGGCCATTTTCGTTTATTTAAAGATTGTACGGAAGGACTACACATAAATGGAAGTCGGCCATCAGCAACAGATCCCAGTAAGCATTGAAGACGAAATCAAGAAGTCCTATCTGGATTACGCCATGAGCGTGATCATCGGACGCGCGTTGCCCGACGTGCGGGATGGTCTGAAACCGGTCCATCGCCGGGTTCTCTTCGCCATGCGGGAATTGAAGAACGAATGGAACAAGCCGTACAAGAAATCGGCCCGAGTCGTCGGTGATGTCATCGGTAAATATCATCCTCATGGAGACGCCGCCGTGTACGACGCCCTGGTGCGCCTGGCCCAGGACTTTTCCATGCGCTACCCCCTGGTGGACGGTCAGGGTAACTTCGGATCCGTGGATGGAGACAGTCCCGCCGCCATGCGATATACCGAAGTGCGTATGGCCAAGTTGGTTCACGAGTTTATGGAGGATCTCGAGAAAGAAACCGTAGACTTCGAAGCCAACTACGACAGCACGCTTGAAGAGCCCACCGTGCTGCCCAGCCGTGTTCCGGACCTCCTGATCAATGGTTCGTCCGGCATCGCCGTTGGTATGGCCACCAATATCCCGCCTCACAATCTGGGCGAAGTAATAGACGCAATACTGGCCGTGATCGAGAATCCGCAAATCAAGCTGGACGGACTCATGAAGCTGCTTCCCGGTCCCGATTTTCCGACGGCCGGCTTCATTTATGGAACCAAGGGCATTCGGGACGCATATGCCACGGGAAGGGGTTCGATTAAGGCACGAGCGCGATCCGTTATCGAGACCTTACCAAGGAAAAACCTGACACAGATCGTAATTACGGAAATCCCCTATCAGGTGAACAAAGCCCGACTCATCGAGAAGATCGTGGAGCTGGTAAAGGAGAAGCGAATTGAAGGTATTGTGGATATTCGAGATGAGTCCGACAGAGAGGGTATGAGGATTGTACTGGTGCTTAGAAAAGACGCCAACCCGCATGTCATCCTCAACCAGTTGTACAAATTCACCCAGATGCAGATCGCTTTTGGGGTCATACTGCTCGCCATCGTGAACCGGCGTCCCGAAGTGCTCACATTGAAAGAAATCATCGAGCATTTCATCGATCATCGGAAAGAGGTGATATTCAGACGCACTCGGTTCGAGTTGAGACAAGCGGAGGAACGGGCCCACATTTTGGAGGGCCTTAAAATCGCTCTTGACCATCTGGACGAAGTTATTGCCCTAATCCGCTCTTCGTCGACCGTCCAGGAAGCGAGAACCGGCCTCATGGAGCACTTCGGACTGAGTGAAAGGCAGTCTACGGCGATTCTCGAGATGCGACTCCAGCGGTTGACGGGCATGGAGCGCGACAAAATCGAGCAGGAATACAATGAACTGCTTAAACAGATCGAGTATTTCAGGTCCGTACTGAACAGCGAACGACTGGTACTCAAGATCGCGTCCGACGAACTTTGTGAAATCAGAAAAAACTATTCGGACGAGCGTCGTACGGAGATCATTCCCGACACGGAAGAACTGGAGGTGGAGGATTTGATCGCCGAGGAGGACATGATTGTAACCATCAGCAACCGGGGATATATCAAGCGAAACGCTCTCAGTATCTATCGCGCCCAGCGGCGTGGAGGACGAGGCAAAACCGGCATGGAAACCTTGTCCGAAGATTTTGTCGAGCATCTGTTCATGGGGTCCACACACGATACGTTCCTCTTCTTCACCAATCTGGGGCGGGCCTACTGGTTGAAGGTGCATGAAATTCCGCAGGCGGGGCGTGTGGCCAAGGGCAAAGCGCTGGTCAATCTCCTCGCGCTCCAGCCGGGGGAGAGCATTGCCACCGTTTTGAACGTCGGGTCCTTCGAAGAAGATCGGTATATCATCATTGCCACGCGTAGGGGATTGGTCAAGAAAACCCCGCTCTCCGCGTACGCCAATCGACGGGCCAATGGCATTATAGCCATTGAAATCGACGAAAACGACGAACTCATTGCCGCACGAGTGACGAACGGCAGTCAACACGTCTTATTGGCCTCCAAGAAAGGCAAATGCGTCCGATTCAGAGAACAGGAAGCGAGATCCATGGGACGTGTGGCCAAAGGTGTAATCGGCATGCGTTTGGATGAAGGAGACGACGTAGTCGCCCTGCAGGTTCTGGACGAGCACGGGTCCGAAACCATTCTCACGGTTACTGAAAACGGATACGGCAAGCGAACGCCCAATGAATCGTATCGTGTTCAGGGCAGAGGGGGGAAAGGAATCATCGACATACGAACCACGGCGCGTAACGGCGACGTGATCGGTATGTCCATCGTCAGTGACCAGGACGATATCATGC
It includes:
- the gyrB gene encoding DNA topoisomerase (ATP-hydrolyzing) subunit B; its protein translation is MDQSTTYNADKIKVLEGLEAVRKRPSMYIGNTDHDGLHHLVYEVVDNSIDEALAGYCTEVHVTIHTNNSVTVEDNGRGIPVDMHETEKVPALEVVMTKLHSGGKFDNLSYKVSGGLHGVGVSVVNALSEILEVEVRRDGRVYHQRYERGKKATELQVLGTTNTSGTKVTFKPDPLIFDVLDMSFNRLSKRLRELAFLNSGLLIVIDNEEDDRKNIFQYTGGIVSFVEYLNRKKNVIHPKPVYITGEREDVQIDVAFQYNDTYNEEIFSFANNINTKEGGTHLSGFRAGLTRTVNTYAASGNLPKNLKEKITGDDLREGLTAVVSVKLHKPQFEGQTKSKLGNGEIKGLVENLMNEGLAVYLEENPQVAKKIVEKVVEAARAREAARRAKDLARRKGILSDHSLPGKLADCQERDPEFSELFIVEGDSAGGSAKQGRNRKFQAILPVKGKILNVEKARFDKMLENQEIRTMISALGTGIGTDDYNIEKLRYHKVVIMTDADVDGSHIRTLLLTFFYRQFPELVERGYLYIAQPPLYRVAEKGKPPAFKKDEAEFQAFLLKRSTEDRALVLNEGRKKVNGTRLVFLIEQLIQYLNNLDKLERRGYDRALIELLLRQKVEGREFLQNLDMVMEFQSLLHKRGFTVESVERDDEHNLWKLVVSTSSVQKKTATVGWTLVTSYNYLKAGLIWSNIEEIEPAPYRIEEGKGDRTVEIASKQELLNYFLDQGQKGVTIQRYKGLGEMNPEQLWETTMDPDKRTLLKVLVEDVVEADEIFTVLMGDHVEPRREFIYNNALEVTGLDI
- a CDS encoding BON domain-containing protein, translating into MNITIKATSTGFLVVFLSMYFLLLIGCGPAVVVGTAAGAYATMSDERPVESQLSDSTITLKVTSRLFEDPEIRSVNLDIDTYQGVVHLNGVMLSKEQIAKVIQLTGSVNGVRMINNNLQLKQ
- the gyrA gene encoding DNA gyrase subunit A, which gives rise to MEVGHQQQIPVSIEDEIKKSYLDYAMSVIIGRALPDVRDGLKPVHRRVLFAMRELKNEWNKPYKKSARVVGDVIGKYHPHGDAAVYDALVRLAQDFSMRYPLVDGQGNFGSVDGDSPAAMRYTEVRMAKLVHEFMEDLEKETVDFEANYDSTLEEPTVLPSRVPDLLINGSSGIAVGMATNIPPHNLGEVIDAILAVIENPQIKLDGLMKLLPGPDFPTAGFIYGTKGIRDAYATGRGSIKARARSVIETLPRKNLTQIVITEIPYQVNKARLIEKIVELVKEKRIEGIVDIRDESDREGMRIVLVLRKDANPHVILNQLYKFTQMQIAFGVILLAIVNRRPEVLTLKEIIEHFIDHRKEVIFRRTRFELRQAEERAHILEGLKIALDHLDEVIALIRSSSTVQEARTGLMEHFGLSERQSTAILEMRLQRLTGMERDKIEQEYNELLKQIEYFRSVLNSERLVLKIASDELCEIRKNYSDERRTEIIPDTEELEVEDLIAEEDMIVTISNRGYIKRNALSIYRAQRRGGRGKTGMETLSEDFVEHLFMGSTHDTFLFFTNLGRAYWLKVHEIPQAGRVAKGKALVNLLALQPGESIATVLNVGSFEEDRYIIIATRRGLVKKTPLSAYANRRANGIIAIEIDENDELIAARVTNGSQHVLLASKKGKCVRFREQEARSMGRVAKGVIGMRLDEGDDVVALQVLDEHGSETILTVTENGYGKRTPNESYRVQGRGGKGIIDIRTTARNGDVIGMSIVSDQDDIMLITNRGIAIRFEVREISIIGRATQGVRLKTVEPGEKVVGIAKLAEKEED